TTGAAGTTACAATAATGATCTGTCAGTTGTCATTCTTGCCACCAGGTGCCGTTTACCACGGCCGGGCGTCTGCTGTGTTTTTGGTGTGCTAGTGCATTCTGCTACATTTTGCTCTTGAGGAAATAATCTAGTTCTTTAAATGTTTatattgttttattctctTAGTTAAAACAAATCGCCTTTTTGTTTGGTTCTAAAGACAAAGTTCAATATCGTATACGTGTTATCAAACAAACTCTTGCCCTAGTAAAGAAATGTAATATAAGGTGATGAAGGTTAAAGAGgtttaaacaaattaaaaaattcccTACCACTTCTTCTATCTAATGTTGTATCGTTACTTCTAAGAGATTTAAAGAAGTACGGACCAAAAAGCCACTTAAGTACTACGCTATCATCCTACCACACTACTATGTATGCTGCTCTGACCTACTTTATTGAAGCCCTGAAGTACTTACTCAGCTCCAAGTTACCACACGGATGCAACAGTTTATTGCACCACAACTTACACTACTTCAAGCTACCACAAGGAGGTCCCCCAAATATTACACAACAAAGGCACCAGAGTACTACACAACAAATAACGCTACACCAAGCTACTAAATTGAAGCTCTGAAGTACTACATATTACACTGCCCCAAGCTATATCATCGCTACAGTttcctactacaccacaacagaAGCAACCAAGTAATAGGGCCAAATTTTAATCTTTAAATCtttaaaaggaaatcaaactGACAGCTTGTATTTTCATCGCACACCTGAAATAACACTAATGCCTTAACACATTGGTGTCAACATTGATTGCTAGGTGATCTGGAGGATCCTTGCATATCATTAATGGTCTTCCCTTCGTGTTCTCACAGCAAGGAAGCCACACCCCAATTCGTGAGTGCTAGTTACTAATTCTAAATTTTAGTTTATCATCTACGAGAATTGATTCTCTCATTGCAAAGTGTACAGGAGACCTTCACCTCGATGGCTGTCTTCAACTACCTTTACGGGGAAGTTTATCAGGAAATCCTTAAATGTTTCTGCCGGCTCTGGAAGTGCGCATCTGTGGAGAAAGCAGGGCAAGATTTGAAACATTCTCTTgctaaacaatttttttcacggtaaaaattcataaaaaaaatacctgtaatttgttcttttttcttatattaTTCTGTTCCGTCTTACTACACCATTGTGGCTCCGTCTTACTACACGGAACCCAGCTACTACACAACAAGTTAAGAGTCTGTTGAAGAGTTGTTGTTcaagagtctgtaagcaaatacaactcgaaacGTCAAGGGTTGGTATGGGATTGGCCCACCATTCCTATGCTGACCCTTACCGTGTAATCGGGCATGGGTAACGTATTTGTTAGATGTCATGTGTagttgaaaatgatttgatgGACTATTTTCTTAACCCATCTGCATGGCAAACGTTTGGTGAAATAAAGATCCTTATTATTGTTTCATGTTTCCTAATTAAACTTGACCAGTCACGTGTTTCAAACTCCGGACTAGCAACGTAGCTCTTACTATGCGACCAACGAATGCGATGTAACTAGAAGTTGTTTAACGGCAACATTTATTAGACAACTGACCTAGTACCAGATACAAATCGGAAGTGATACAAGTCAAGAATATAAATAAAGCTGAAACGAAATTGTGATGATCAATAACGTCTACCGGTAGAACTTTACATTTAAAAGTGGATGATATTTAGGAGGCTCAATGTAGTAGCCAGGGGCCtttgtggtgtagtaacttTGGTTAGCATAAGCGGGAGCATAGTATTCGGGCGCCTTAGTCGTGTAGTACTGCGGAGCTTCGTTCTGATAATAACTTGGAGCCGAATATTTAggagcttcagtgtagtaagctggTGCATCATatgtggtggtgtagtactcagCCTTTTCCATAGCGTAGTACTCCGGAACCTTAGTGGTATAATAAGAAGCGGTAGTGTAGTATTGTGGAGCATAGGCGTAGTAGCTTGGAGCCGAGTAGTATTTCGAAGCTCCTGGATAAGAAGCTGCTTGGGTGGCATAACTTGTTGTGTAGTCGCTGGGTTCCGTGTAATAAGACGGAACAGAATAATACTGCggggcctcagtgtagtaCGTTGACTCACTGTAGTAAGACAAAGCAGCTTCATTGTAATAGCTCGATGCAGCGTAAGTCGTTGTGTAGTACTCCGGTACCTTTATTGTGTAGTATTTGGGTGCCTaggtgtagtaacttggaggAGCGTATGTTGTGGTGTAATAAACTGGGGCCTCtgtgtagtaacttggagcCGAGTAGTACTTGtgggcttcagtgtagtacgTGGGAGCAGCATAcgtagtggtgtagtattccGGGGTTTTGGTCGTGTAGTACTTGGGAggctcggtgtagtagctgggggcagcatatgttgtagtgtaATACTCGGCCTCCTTCGTTGTGTAGTACTCAGGAGCCTTGGTGGCGTAGTTGGACGCCGGAGTGGTGTAGTAACCGGATGAAGACGATCCCATCGGTCCACCCATGGCCTCTCCAGCCATCAAAGAAACAATaaccagcaacagcagcattGTGGCGTAGTTAGCtccaaattgaaaaagaatccGGTTAAACAACTGATTTAAACTTAGAGCCCTGTCTAAATGATGCAACTAACGACTGATCTATTAATAATTCAAGTTATTGAGTTTGAAACTACGATATTTACCCATGATTGCAAATTATGTGGACTGGATATATAGTGAACGGCTGTGTGACACTCTCTTTCCTACCGTTGCCGATCGATGAGACCACTCGACTGATTCCAATTTTGATTTGTCTTTATTTTATAAGAATTTGTGTATGGGATTGGCCCCCCATTGcaatgcaagactgaatagagaggtaagagctcTCAGCTGATGTCAGGATGTGgatcatatagtacagcaatatgatctccAATCCGGGCAGGTCTGGAGGTTACTAAGATagcaagtcaatcaagtgcttagcgcaacccttttttttttttcttttttttcaacaactgTAAATCAAACTGGCAAAATAAAACTTCTAACATCTAGTCCGAATATTTAAGCATTTCCCTAAATTAGAAATTTCAGGTTGAAACTAGaaaattagctttaatggtggAAATGCATACTGAAAAGAATTTCGCTACATTATGCTATTCAATTAAATAGGGTAAACAGCAAGTGAGATTTAAAGATGCCCAATAAATTCTCTATGCCAATGGGCTAACGTAATGAATGCAGTCAATGTTCTGTAGACTACCACGTATCCGAAGATATAATGTCGTAAACAGATTAACTCATTTTTATGATATAACTTTAAAATATTAAACTGTAAATGAATGATCAGAATTACAAAGCTGTTCAaagtaaaattgaaattgcctTCAACCGCCTTATTTGATAAAGAATAGAAACAATAATGGATTAGGTAACGATATAGGGTAAAAACGCGAATTCGGACACCGTTTTGGCTAAGaggcttccttatgggaaatgTGTGTATGGCCGAtctgctaattccggacaaattttctaattcaccggacatttttgctaatttcggacagtaatatttttaaaaactaattgatTCATTCGATTCAATTTCTTATTCTTAATCGAATTGCTTAAGACATTAAAGGGGatgcaatgagaaaaaaacgagatattaATGATTAAAGTAATCATAACAATGATctgtcaaaatgaaatgtcGTCTGCCCAAACCCAAATTACACTAGATCGGCACTCTACCAAAACACAGAATTCTATTTAATTAATACATCAATTAATTTATCTCAATAAGTAGCCaatagtttaaaaattaatagatatacatttaaaaatttttaagtagtgaaaatttcaagaaaattgcGTTGAAACTACGGCAAGTTTGGCTTAATGTCCGATATTACAAATCATAAAAATGCCTCCTAAATTGATATTTCATCGACCATTATTGATATCACTATATTCGTTAGGATGGCCTCTGTTGAACTGTGGAAATCGTAATGTTTAAAGTCTTGGTATATTTATAAAATGAGTGATtgcgtttctcctttttcaccTAAGCcaccgtgttgctaattccggacagcagactacagcagacgacacaaaatgacatgctaTTTATTTCACAATATAATTACTAgaatagctcagtggtagagtaCATTGCTGTAAACAATGGGTTCGTTGGTTCAACACTCATGGTGgataaatgatttttttatttcctcatATTTTGTGTACTTAGGGAAAACTTTGAATCACTtaatatgtcttaaacttacgTTAACCTTATTAATATTCATATGGTTAGATACCCTGAAAGTgcatttacaaaaaaattcaatgtgTTGTCAATgtttgatgaaaaatgttcatccaattcgcgattgcattctcattttttttacataagctcccgtgttgctaattccggacagtacactgcagcagaaggcacaaaATGACATGGTTTTCATTTGACTATAAAAACAAACGTGATAGCTTAGTGGCAAGGTGTTGGGCTTCAAACTGAAAGATCTTTGGTTCGATACTTGTGTAGTACAttacaaatatatttttttcaaattttcattttttttcgttttattggaacattttttaaatcacttaatatctctgaaacttacattaaccttactaatttttgtatGGTTAGCTTCCCTAAAGTGTCCTTTACAAAAcagctcaatttttatttcattttcgatgggaaatgttcatccaattcgcgattacaattttaatttttttacataagttcctgtgttgctaattccggacactaaactgcagcagaaggcacaaaatgacatcctttttatttgtaaacCAATACAACCTCGATAGcttagtggtaaggtgttgggctgtGAACTGAAAGGTCTTTGGTTCAATACTCGTGTAGTACATTATAAAGatattttttctcaaattttagttttttgcgtattattggaacattttttaaatcgcttaatatttcttaaacttacattaacctcACTAATAtttgtatggttagattccctgAAGTTTCCTTTACAAGAcagctcaatttttattccattttgaatggaaaatgatcatccaattcgcgatttcattctcattttttttacataagctcccgtgttgctaattccggacactacactgcagcagaagacacaaaatgacatgcttTTTATTTGACTTTTCAAACAACCCTGATAGCTTAGTGGCAAGGTGTTGGGCTTCAAACTGAAAGGTCTTTGGTTCAATACTTGTGTAGTACagtacaaatttttttttttttcaaattttcgtttttttttttcgtattattggaacattttttaaatcacttaatatctctgaaacttacattaaccttactaatttttgtatGGTTAGCTTCCCTAAAGTGTCCTTTACAAAAcagctcaatttttatttcattttcgatgggaaatgttcatccaattcgcgattacaattttaatttttttacataagctcctgtgttgctaattccggacactaaactgcagcagaaggcacaaaatgacatcctttttatttgtaaacCAATATAACAtcgatagctcagtggtaaggtgttgggctgtGAACTGAAAGGTCTTTGGTTCAATACTCGTGTAGTAcattacaaatattttttttctcaaattttagttttttgcgtattattggaacattttttaaatcgattaatatttcttaaacttacattaacctcACTAATAtttgtatggttagattccctgAAGTTTCCTTTACAAGAcagctcaatttttattccattttgaatggaaaatgatcatccaattcgcgattgcattctcattttttttacataagctcccgtgttgctaattccggacactacactgcagcagaagacaCACAATGACATGCTTTTTATTTGACTATGAGATCAATCGTGATAGCTTAGTGGCAAGGTATTGGGCTGCAAACTAGAAGGTCTTGGGTTCAAAACTTGTGAAGTacatttcaaacattttttttttcgaattttcgttttttgccttttattttaacattttttaaatcacttaatatctcttaaacttacattaaccttactaatttttgtatGGTTAGCTTCCCTAAAGGGTCCTTTACAAAACAcatcaatttttattccattttcgatggaaaatgttcatccaattcgcgattgcaattttaatttttttacataagctcccgtgttgctaattccggacactacactgcagcagaagacaCACAATGACATGCTTTTTATTTGACGATAAAAACAAGCGTGATAGCTTATTGGCAAAGTGTTGGGCTTTAAACTGAAAGGTCTTTGGTTCAATACTTGTGTAGTACattacaaataattttttttttcgaattttcgttttttgcctattattggaacatttttaaaatccctTAATATCTCTgaaacttacattaaccttactaatttttgtatggttagattcctcaaagtgtcctttacaaaccagctcaatttttattccattttgaatggaaaatgttcatccaattcacgattgcattctaacttttttttacataagctcccgtgttgctaattccggacagttcATTGCAGCAGAAGGCACACAATGACGTGCTTTTTATTTGAGAATTTTAACAACTATGTTAGgttagtggtaaggtgttgggctgcAAACTGCAAGATCTGTGGTTCAATACTCGTGGAGAACATTGagacttcttttttcaaattttcattttttgcgtattattggaacattttaaaaatcatttaataTCTCTGAATCTTACATTAACcttactaatttttgtatAGTTAGATTCCCCTAAGTGTCCTTTACAAAAGAgctccatttttatttcattttggatggaaaatattcatccaattcgcgattgcattctcattttttttacataagctcccgtgttgctaattccggacagtacattgcagcagaaggcacaaaATCACAAGCTTTTTATTTGAGCTGCTTAGTAACTATGTTAGGTTAGTGGTAAGGTGCCGGGCTGCAAACTAAAAGATCAGTGGTTCAATTCTCATGAAGaacattaaaattaatttttcaaattttcgtttttgcgTATTAtttgaacattttaaaatcacttaatatctctgaaacttacattaaccttactaatttttgtatGGTTAGCTTCCCTAAAGTGTCCTTTACAAAAcagctcaatttttatttcattttcgatggaaaatgttcatccaattcgcgattacaattttaatttttttacataagctcctgtgttgctaattccggacactacgctgcagcagaaggcacaaaatgacatcctttttatttttagatcaATACATTATCGATAGCTTtgtggtaaggtgttgggctgtGAACTGAAACATCGTGGGTTCAATACTCGTGTAGTACATTATAAAGatatttttctcaaattttcgttttttgcgtattattggaacattttttaaatcgcttaatatttcttaaacttacattaacctcACTAATAtttgtatggttagattccctgAACTTTCCTTTACATGACAgttcaatttttattccattttaaatggaaaatgatcatccaattcgcgattgcattctcattttttttacataagctcccgtgttgctaattccggacactacactgcagcagaagacaCACAATGACATGCTTTTTAATTTGACTATAAAAACAACCGTGATAGCTTAGTGGCAAGGTGTTGGGCTGCAAGCTGAAAGGTCTTTGGTTCAATACTTGTGTAGTGcattacaaatattttttttttcgaattttcgttttttacctattattggaacatttttaaaatcacttaatatctcttaaacttacattaaccttactaatttttgtatggttagattccccaaagtgtcctttacaaaacagctcaatttttattccattttgaatggaaatgttcatccaattcacgattgcattctaactttttttacataagctcccgtgttgctaattccggacagtacattgcagcagaaggcacaaaATGACGTGCTTTTTATTTGTGCTTCTTAACAACTATGTTAGgttagtggtaaggtgttgggctgGTAATCGAAAGATCGTGGGTTCAATACTCGTGGAGAAcattgaaatttcttttttgaaattttcgtttttttttcgtattattggaacatttttaaaatcacttaatatctctgaaacttacattaaccttactaatttttgtatGGTTAGCTTCCCTAAAGTGTCCTTTACAAAACacttcaatttttattccattttcgatggaaaatgttcatccaattcacgattgcaattttaatttttttacataagcttctgtgttgctaattccggacactacgctgcagcagaaggcacaaaatgacatcctttttatttgaaaatttaaacaacCTCGATAGCTTAGTGGTAAGGTATTGGGCTTTGAACTGAAAGGTCCTTGGTTCAATACTCGTGTATTACAtaaaaaagatattttttctcaaattttcgttttttgcgtattattggaacattttttaaatcgcttaatatttcttaaacttacattaacctcACTAATAtttgtatggttagattccctgAAGTGTCCTTTACAAGAcagctcaatttttattccattttcaatggaaaatgATCATccaattcgaaattgtattctcatttttttttacataagctcccgtgttgctaattccggacagtacacTGCAGCAGACGACACAAAATGAGAGGCTTTTATTGTTGTTCGTTAATATCAGTGATAGCTCAGCGATAAAGTGTTGGGGTACAAACACTATATTCAATGGTTCAATACTCTTCGAgacgattattttttttagtgtttttttcctttttatgcgtatattttgtaaaatttttaagtcgcttaatatgtcttaaacttaatcTATCCTaactaatatttatatggttacattccctgaaattgcctttacaagacaattcaatttgttgtctatGTTTACGGGAAAATGTTCATCAAATTCACGATtgccttctcattttttttacataagtccccgtgttgctaattccggacagtatacTGCTGCAGACGACGTAAAATTACACTGCTATTCATACTAGCTGAATGATGTCTATAGCAGCatagtggtaaggtgttgcgCTAGCAACAACAGGTTTAATGGTTCAATACCCATgcggaattttaaaaaattttcttcaaatttcattgtatttctaattttctgaaaattttaAAGTCGCTTtttatgtcttaaacttacattatcctagccaatattgatatggttagattcccagAAGTGTCTTTTATAAAACTATTCCATTCGGTAGCACATTTGTTGCataaaattcatcaaattcgttatcgcattttcatttttttacataagctcccgtgttgctaattccggacagtaatCTACAGCAGATGTcacaaaatgacatgcttTTATTGTTGATTACAGATATGTGTTGTAGCCCAGCGGTACGGTGTTGGGCTCATAACACTAACTACATTGGTTCAATACGCATTGAAatgcaaaaattatttttttttcctttttatgcgtattttatttttaatttttaagtcgctcaatatgtcttaaacttaaattaccctagccaatattgatacGGTTACATTACCTGAAGTGTCTTTTATAAAACTATTCCATTCAGCAGTACATTTGTTGCATAAAATTCATCtaattcgttattgcattctcatttttttacataagctcccgtgttgctaattccggacagttgATACAGCAGATGACACAAAATGACATGCCTATATTATTAATCGCTACTATATGTGATAGCTCATCGGTACGGTGTCGGGCTCATGACAACAAGGTCAATGGTTCAATACTCATTGAGAggcaaaaataattttgtttttttcctttttattcggattttttgttaaatttttaagtcgctcaatctgtcttaaacttaaattatcCTAACTAATATTTATAGGGTACATTCCCTGAAACTGCCTCTACAAGACAGTTCAATTTGCTGTCTATGTTTGATGAATAATGTTGATCTAATTCAtgattgcattttcatttttttacataagctcccgtgttgctaattccggacagcaaACTGCAGCAGACGACATAAAATGACatgctttttctttcaggTATTAGATATCTGTAATACCTTAGCGGAAAGGTGCTGCGCTGCCAATTAAAAGATCTGTGGTTCAAAACTCGCAGAGGATGTAAGAattgtattttaaattttccgttttttgcgtatatttggaaaaaattttaagtcgCTTAATATGTCTTAaatttatataattgttactaatatttatatggttgGATTCCCTAAAATGGCCTTTACAAGGCAGTTGAATTTTTTCACCTTATTTGATGGAAAATCTTATTCTAATTCATGATTGtattctcccttttttttacataagctaccacgttgctaattccggacagcagACTAGATATAAAATAACATGCTATACATTTTCAATAATTGGTGTCTGTAATAGCTTAGTGGCTAGACACTGTGCTGCTAACCATCAGGTCAATAGTTCAATACTGATTGCAGGATTAagaattttacttttttaatatattttttttcgcctttttgaaaaaattttcaagtcgCTTTATGTGTCTAATATTTATATTATCCCTACCAATATTTATACAATTCGATTCCATGAAGTGTACTTTATCAGACTGTTAAAATCATAACTATAGCAGGTGGAAAATATTCGTCTAATTCATCATCGagtttttctggtttttgGCATATGCTACTGTGacgctaattccggacagcagAAATTGACTAAATGACATGTTatacaatacaaaaaattttatcttacATGGCTGTAGCGTAAGACGTTGCTCTACCATTTCAAGGGTTAAGCGTTCGGTTCTGTTTAGCAACGaagtaattttatttattttttttttatttatttttttttcacgtacGTGGTttgctgtccggaattagaAACAttggagcttatgtaaaaaaatgagaatgcaataacgaattaGATGAATTTAAtgcaacaaatgtactatCGAATGGAATAGTTTTATAAAAGACACTTCAGGTAATGTAACCgtatcaatattggctaggGTAATTTAAGTTTAAGGCATATTGAGCGACTtaaaattttaacaaaaaatacgaataaaaaggaaataaataaataactttTGCGTCTCAATGAGTATTGAACCATTGAACTTAGTGTTATGAACCCAACATCTTACCCCTGACCTATCACAGATATCTGTcaataacaataaaagcaTATCATTTTGTGTCATCTGCTGTAgtctactgtccggaattagcaacacgggagcttatgtaaaaaaatgaaaatgcaataacgaatttgACGAATTTTATACAACAAATGTACTACCGAATGGAATAGTTTTATAAAAGACACTTCAGGGAAGGTAACCgtatcaatattggctagggtaatttaagtttaagacatattgagcgacttaaaaattaaacaaaaaataagcaaaaaaagaaaattagaaaaagtaATATATTGGTCTCAATCAGTATTGAACCATCGAActtagtgttttttttttatattaaaattatcttttattGGCTCATGGTATCAGCTATTTAgggcattaaaacaaaataaagcaaaacaaTTAGGctgtcggatgcagacgttggCAAGGGAAAATAATCAAAATCTGGCAATGGTGGGGATCATaatattaacaaacaaaacaaaaacaaacaaatgcaatttaCTGTGGTGGGATAATTCAaggaaaataaacaaaagaaaaacaaagcagaagaCAATGGTGGTGTGAaatataaacaacaacaacaaaaaaaacataaacaaaggCCAATAAAACTGGGAATgggaaattcaaaacaaacaaaaataaacaaaatgtacTAAAATGTatgattaaaattaaacagGGAATTGGGATCTAGATTTACGAAGGACTTTCCAGaggctctctacttcttcttgacatGGTGTGCGTAGGTTATTCCTTGCCTTCCAGTTGATGTAGAGAtaagcagccagaagagtgaaTGAAAGCTGGAGATTTCCTACTGGACCAAAATGGCCACGTATCAAATCTTCGTTTGACGAACTGCAGCCCATCTGACGCatagttccttccaaccagctccaaacggtgagtcgttcaggacactggtacatcagatgctcatcggtttccgGGTCTTGATTGCAGATTAGACATGTTGCGTCCTTGGTGGGgtccaaccgatggcatctggtcctggtagggagaagtcgctggttgaacaggaacatggtctctctgatgttagttggaagggctgcagtctccttccagattcgtggccaatccagattaggcctcaggatctccagctttcccattgtcgttacctccaggatccaatggttaTATGTTTTCCGATGTaccattggattcccctgcaccagcatggaagatgcgaaaagttgcttgatttgatgcaggggttcctgaaggtaatatggtctcttcatgactgctacaggtgtggtgttgtccttgtagagtggcaataaggttcggagaggaaaggacatccaataccgaagtagagagctttctgggctgttggggcctatcaggactttgtacaaggggcacaagaaaagggaacggtaaaagaggtgtgtgttgaccattcccagacccccttctttgacagtacggaaaattacggttttcttcggcctttctacttttcccatccatagaaatttcatgacagccttcgaaatctggtcagccattttttgattacaaggtaatacctgtgcaaagtacacagttccggagagagccttcgacttgaggaaaagcaccctctggtaaatattaaaccgtcgactggcattctctcgcagaataccatttaaagagctaaatgcatcattccaaatcctactagctgtctcttctatggaatgggaaaatttaattcctaacagggacaatgttggcgctgacacaagccactcaagaggccaaattgatctagagctccaagtcccgagtcccagggcttttgttttctccttat
This sequence is a window from Daphnia magna isolate NIES linkage group LG7, ASM2063170v1.1, whole genome shotgun sequence. Protein-coding genes within it:
- the LOC123466345 gene encoding adhesive plaque matrix protein-like, whose amino-acid sequence is APKYYTIKVPEYYTTTYAASSYYNEAALSYYSESTYYTEAPQYYSVPSYYTEPSDYTTSYATQAASYPGASKYYSAPSYYAYAPQYYTTASYYTTKVPEYYAMEKAEYYTTTYDAPAYYTEAPKYSAPSYYQNEAPQYYTTKAPEYYAPAYANQSYYTTKAPGYYIEPPKYHPLLNVKFYR
- the LOC116933438 gene encoding extensin-2-like; the encoded protein is MANYATMLLLLVIVSLMAGEAMGGPMGSSSSGYYTTPASNYATKAPEYYTTKEAEYYTTTYAAPSYYTEPPKYYTTKTPEYYTTTYAAPTYYTEAHKYYSAPSYYTEAPVYYTTTYAPPSYYT